One Phoenix dactylifera cultivar Barhee BC4 chromosome 8, palm_55x_up_171113_PBpolish2nd_filt_p, whole genome shotgun sequence genomic window carries:
- the LOC103718816 gene encoding KH domain-containing protein HEN4 isoform X2: MAGQRNNYGKRSHSQMDLADNEGSKRRNPGERDPYTPGPEDTVYRYLCPGKKIGSIIGRGGEIVKQLRSDTKAKIRIGESIPGCEERVITIFSTSAETNAFEDTGDNICPAQDALFRVHERLVTDEAPGDEDTDTGNPQVTVRLLVPSDQIGCIIGKGGQIIQGIRSDTGAQIRILKNEHLPACAISSDELLQITGDASVVKKALVQVSSRLHDNPSRSQHVLASNMSQTYPPGGQFGVPSAGAPVMGMGPLMGPYGGYKGETVGDWPAFYPPRDENSAKEFSLRIICPSANIGGVIGKGGVIIKQIRQESGAFIKVDSSANEDDCIITISAKEFFEDPISPTIEAAIRLQPRCSEKTERESGETSYTTRLLVPTSRIGCLIGKGGTIISEMRRSTRANIRILSKENLPKVASEDDEMVQISGDLDVARNALVQVTTRLKANFFERESALSAFPPSVPYHPSPNDASDGPKYGARDSKAHGRGYSYSGGYGVSGDLPPSESYGNYGGSQGVSSSYGMYGGYFARSGSGGLSGPNPISHVKHHGY; the protein is encoded by the exons ATGGCTGGACAGAGAAACAACTATGGTAAACGATCCCACTCTCAGATGGATTTGGCTGACAATGAAGGAAGCAAACGAAGAAATCCTGGTGAAAGAGATCCCTATACACCTGGGCCAGAAGATACTGTCTACCGTTACTTGTGTCCTGGAAAGAAGATAGGAAGCATCATCGGGAGGGGTGGGGAGATCGTGAAGCAGTTGAGGTCCGACACTAAGGCCAAGATCAGGATTGGCGAGAGTATTCCTGGCTGTGAGGAGCGAGTTATAACCATTTTTAGCACAAGTGCGGAAACAAATGCCTTTGAAGATACTGGTGATAACATTTGCCCGGCACAAGATGCCCTCTTCAGGGTGCATGAAAGGCTTGTCACAGATGAGGCACCAGGTGATGAAGATACAGATACAGGCAACCCTCAAGTTACCGTCCGGTTGCTCGTGCCATCTGATCAGATTGGATGTATTATTGGTAAAGGGGGACAAATCATACAAGGCATCCGGAGTGACACGGGCGCGCAAATTCGCATTTTGAAAAATGAGCACCTCCCAGCCTGTGCTATCAGTAGTGATGAACTTCTCCAG attACTGGGGATGCCTCAGTTGTAAAGAAGGCTCTTGTTCAAGTTTCCTCACGTCTCCATGATAACCCATCTCGCTCACAACACGTGCTTGCTTCCAACATGTCCCAGACTTATCCTCCTGGGGGTCAATTTGGGGTTCCAAGTGCTGGTGCTCCGGTCATGGGTATGGGTCCACTGATGGGTCCATATGGTGGTTATAAAGGTGAGACAGTAGGGGATTGGCCAGCTTTTTACCCTCCAAGAGATGAAAATTCAGCAAAGGAATTCAGCTTACGCATCATATGCCCTTCTGCCAACATAGGAGGAGTAATCGGCAAGGGTGGTGTTATTATTAAACAGATCAGGCAGGAATCTGGAGCATTTATCAAGGTAGATAGTTCCGCCAATGAAGATGACTGTATAATTACTATTTCAGCGAAAGAG TTCTTTGAGGATCCAATCTCTCCGACAATAGAGGCAGCAATACGCTTGCAGCCCAGATGTAGTGAGAAAACTGAGAGAGAATCTGGTGAAACTTCATACACCACTCGTTTACTTGTACCGACATCACGCATTGGTTGTCTAATTGGTAAAGGTGGGACCATCATCTCTGAGATGAGAAGAAGCACTCGGGCAAATATTCGGATACTTTCAAAGGAAAACCTTCCCAAAGTTGCTTCTGAAGATGATGAGATGGTTCAG ATTAGTGGAGATCTTGATGTTGCCAGAAATGCTCTTGTGCAAGTAACAACACGGCTGAAAGCTAATTTTTTTGAAAGAGAGAGTGCATTATCTGCATTCCCACCCTCTGTACCTTACCATCCATCGCCAAATGATGCTTCTGATGGTCCAAAATATGGGGCCAGGGATAGTAAAGCACATGGCCGTGGGTATTCTTACTCTGGTGGATATGGCGTTTCAGGTGATTTGCCGCCTTCTGAAAGCTATGGAAACTATGGTGGTTCCCAG GGTGTTAGCAGCAGTTACGGAATGTATGGTGGGTACTTTGCTCGTTCTGGCAGTGGTGG GTTATCTGGTCCGAACCCTATTTCCCATGTCAAACATCATGGCTATTAG
- the LOC103718816 gene encoding KH domain-containing protein HEN4 isoform X1, with translation MAGQRNNYGKRSHSQMDLADNEGSKRRNPGERDPYTPGPEDTVYRYLCPGKKIGSIIGRGGEIVKQLRSDTKAKIRIGESIPGCEERVITIFSTSAETNAFEDTGDNICPAQDALFRVHERLVTDEAPGDEDTDTGNPQVTVRLLVPSDQIGCIIGKGGQIIQGIRSDTGAQIRILKNEHLPACAISSDELLQITGDASVVKKALVQVSSRLHDNPSRSQHVLASNMSQTYPPGGQFGVPSAGAPVMGMGPLMGPYGGYKGETVGDWPAFYPPRDENSAKEFSLRIICPSANIGGVIGKGGVIIKQIRQESGAFIKVDSSANEDDCIITISAKEFFEDPISPTIEAAIRLQPRCSEKTERESGETSYTTRLLVPTSRIGCLIGKGGTIISEMRRSTRANIRILSKENLPKVASEDDEMVQISGDLDVARNALVQVTTRLKANFFERESALSAFPPSVPYHPSPNDASDGPKYGARDSKAHGRGYSYSGGYGVSGDLPPSESYGNYGGSQGVSSSYGMYGGYFARSGSGGFAGTGKNVLDSCLWRFAATLSHDFRSICI, from the exons ATGGCTGGACAGAGAAACAACTATGGTAAACGATCCCACTCTCAGATGGATTTGGCTGACAATGAAGGAAGCAAACGAAGAAATCCTGGTGAAAGAGATCCCTATACACCTGGGCCAGAAGATACTGTCTACCGTTACTTGTGTCCTGGAAAGAAGATAGGAAGCATCATCGGGAGGGGTGGGGAGATCGTGAAGCAGTTGAGGTCCGACACTAAGGCCAAGATCAGGATTGGCGAGAGTATTCCTGGCTGTGAGGAGCGAGTTATAACCATTTTTAGCACAAGTGCGGAAACAAATGCCTTTGAAGATACTGGTGATAACATTTGCCCGGCACAAGATGCCCTCTTCAGGGTGCATGAAAGGCTTGTCACAGATGAGGCACCAGGTGATGAAGATACAGATACAGGCAACCCTCAAGTTACCGTCCGGTTGCTCGTGCCATCTGATCAGATTGGATGTATTATTGGTAAAGGGGGACAAATCATACAAGGCATCCGGAGTGACACGGGCGCGCAAATTCGCATTTTGAAAAATGAGCACCTCCCAGCCTGTGCTATCAGTAGTGATGAACTTCTCCAG attACTGGGGATGCCTCAGTTGTAAAGAAGGCTCTTGTTCAAGTTTCCTCACGTCTCCATGATAACCCATCTCGCTCACAACACGTGCTTGCTTCCAACATGTCCCAGACTTATCCTCCTGGGGGTCAATTTGGGGTTCCAAGTGCTGGTGCTCCGGTCATGGGTATGGGTCCACTGATGGGTCCATATGGTGGTTATAAAGGTGAGACAGTAGGGGATTGGCCAGCTTTTTACCCTCCAAGAGATGAAAATTCAGCAAAGGAATTCAGCTTACGCATCATATGCCCTTCTGCCAACATAGGAGGAGTAATCGGCAAGGGTGGTGTTATTATTAAACAGATCAGGCAGGAATCTGGAGCATTTATCAAGGTAGATAGTTCCGCCAATGAAGATGACTGTATAATTACTATTTCAGCGAAAGAG TTCTTTGAGGATCCAATCTCTCCGACAATAGAGGCAGCAATACGCTTGCAGCCCAGATGTAGTGAGAAAACTGAGAGAGAATCTGGTGAAACTTCATACACCACTCGTTTACTTGTACCGACATCACGCATTGGTTGTCTAATTGGTAAAGGTGGGACCATCATCTCTGAGATGAGAAGAAGCACTCGGGCAAATATTCGGATACTTTCAAAGGAAAACCTTCCCAAAGTTGCTTCTGAAGATGATGAGATGGTTCAG ATTAGTGGAGATCTTGATGTTGCCAGAAATGCTCTTGTGCAAGTAACAACACGGCTGAAAGCTAATTTTTTTGAAAGAGAGAGTGCATTATCTGCATTCCCACCCTCTGTACCTTACCATCCATCGCCAAATGATGCTTCTGATGGTCCAAAATATGGGGCCAGGGATAGTAAAGCACATGGCCGTGGGTATTCTTACTCTGGTGGATATGGCGTTTCAGGTGATTTGCCGCCTTCTGAAAGCTATGGAAACTATGGTGGTTCCCAG GGTGTTAGCAGCAGTTACGGAATGTATGGTGGGTACTTTGCTCGTTCTGGCAGTGGTGG TTTTGCAGGTACTGGGAAGAATGTGTTAGACAGCTG TCTATGGAGATTTGCTGCTACACTCAGTCATGACTTTCGAAGCATTTGCATTTGA